In the genome of Pelmatolapia mariae isolate MD_Pm_ZW linkage group LG4, Pm_UMD_F_2, whole genome shotgun sequence, the window caaccacaataacagtaacaccaaccacaacaactgctgcaccaacaacaacaactactgttgcaaccacaacaactgctgcaccaaccacaacaattgCTGCTCccataacaacaacagctgcaccaatCACATCAatagctgctccaaccacaaccacagctgctccaacaacaaccacatctgctccaaccacaaccactgttGCACCAACCacgaccacagctgctccaatcacaaccactgtggcaacaaccacgaccacagctgctccaacaacaacaacagctgctccaacaacgacaacagctgctccaacaacaacaacagcttctccaacaacgacagcagctgcagcaaccacaacaacaagtgctccaaccacaacaacggTGGCACCAACAacgaccacagctgctccaaccacaataacatctgctccaaccacaaccactgtggcaccaaccacGAACACAGTTGCTCCacccacaacaactgctgctccaacaacgacaacgcctgcaccaaccacaacaacaactgctacaaccacaaccactgcagcaccaaccacaacaacagctgctccaacaacgacagcagctgcaccaaccacaacaacaactgctccaacaacaacaacggtggcaccaaccacaacaactgctgctccaacaacgacaacagCTGCTCAAACCACaaccactgcagcaccaaccacaacaacatctgctccaaccacaaccactgtggcaccaaccacgacaacagctgctccaaccacaataacatctgctccaaccacaaccactgtggcAAAAACCACGAACACAGTTGCTCCACCCACAACCactgctgcaccaaccacaacaacagtagcacccaccacaacaacaactgctacaaccacaaccactgcagcaccaaccacaacaacagctgctccaacaacaacagcagctgcaccaaccacaacaacaactgctccaaccGCAACAACggtggcaccaaccacaacaactgctgctccaacaacgacaacagctgcaccaaccacaacaacatctgctccaaccacatccacaactgctccaaccacaaccgcTGCTGCACCAACCTCAACAACAgtagcaccaaccacaacatttgctgctccaacaacgacaacagctgcaccaaccacaacaacatcttctccaaccacaaccacagctgctccaaccacaaccacagctgcacaaaccacaacaacagtagcaccaaccacaacaactgctgcaccaaccacaacaacaactgctccaaccacaGTCGCTGTGATTATaaccacaacaacatctgctccaaccacaaccactgtggcaccaaccacaacaacagtagcagcaacaacaacaactgctccaacaacaacaacagctgctccaaccacaacaacagctgctgcaacCACAATcactgtggcaccaaccacaaccacagctgctctaaccacaaccactgtggcaccaaccacaacaactgctgctccaaccacaaccacagctgctccaacaacaaccacagctgcaccaaccacaatcACTGtaacaccaaccacaacaactgctgcaccaacaacaacaactactgtTGCAACCACAACAAttgctgctcccacaacaacaacagctccACCAACCACATCAatagctgctccaaccacaaccacagctgctccaacaacaaccacatctgctccaaccacaaccactgtggcaccaaccacgaccacagctgctccaatcacaaccactgtggcaacaaccacgaccacagctgctccaatcACAACCACTATGgcaacaaccacaaccacagctgctccaacaacaacaacagctgctccaacaacgacaacagctgctccaacaacaacaacagctgctccaacaacgacagcagctgcagcaaccacaacaacaagtgctccaaccacaacaacggtggcatcaaccacgaccacagctgctccaaccacaataacatctgctccaaccacaaccactgtggcaccaaccacGAACACAGTTGCTCCacccacaacaactgctgctccaacaacgacaacacctgcaccaaccacaacaactgctacaaccACTGCAGcatcaaccacaacaacagctgctccaacaacgacagcagctgcaccaaccacaacaacaactgttcCAACCGCAACAACggtggcaccaaccacaacaactgccgCTCCAACAACGATAACaactgcaccaaccacaacaacatctgctccaaccacatccacaactgctccaaccacaaccactgctgcgccaaccacaacaacagtagcaCCACCCACAACAattgctgctccaacaacgacagcagctgcaccaaccacaacaacatctgctccaGCCACatccacaactgctccaaccacaaccacagctgcaccaaccacaacaacagtagcaccaaccacaacaattgctgctccaacaacgacagcagctgcaccaaacacaacaacaactgttCCAACCGCAACAACGGTGACACCAACCACAACATTcgctgctccaacaacgacaacagctgcaccaaccacaacaacatctgctccaaccacatccacaactgctccaaccacaaccacagctgcaccaaccacaacaacagtagcaccaaccacaacaacatctgctccaaccacaaccacagctgctccaaccacaaccacagctgcacacaccacaacaacagtagcaccaaccacaacaactgctgcaccaaccacaacaacaactgctccaaccacaaccactgtggcaccaatcacaacaacagtagcagcaacaacaacaactgctgctccaacaacaacaactgctgctccaacaacaacaacagctgctccaacaacaaccacagctgcaccaaccacaataacagtaacaccaaccacaacaactagtgcaccaaccacaacaattgCTGCTCccataacaacaacagctgcaccaatCACATCAatagctgctccaacaacaaccacagctgctccaacaacaaccacagctgcaccaaccacaataacagtaacaccaaccacaacaactgctgcaccaacaacaacaactactgttgcaaccacaacaactgctgcaccaaccacaacaattgCTGCTCccataacaacaacagctgcaccaaccacatcaatagctgctccaaccacaaccacaactgctccaacaacaaccacatctgctccaaccacaaccactaTGGCACCAACCacgaccacagctgctccaaccacaaccactgtggcaacaaccacgaccacagctgctccaatcacaaccactgtggcaacaaccacgaccacagctgctccaacaacaacaacagctgctccaacaacgacaacagctgctccaacaacaacaacagctgctccaacaacgacagcagctgcagcaaccacaacaacaagtgctccaaccacaacaacggTGGCACCAACAacgaccacagctgctccaaccacaataacatctgctccaaccacaaccactgtggcaccaacagcaacaacagctgctccaacaacaacaacagctgctccaacaacaacaacagctgctccaacaacgacagcagctgcagcaaccacaacaacaagtgctccaaccacaacaacggtggcaccaaccacaaccacagttgctccaaccacaataacatctgctccaaccacaaccactgtggcaccaaccacGAACACAGTTGCTCCacccacaacaactgctgctccaacaacgacaacacctgcaccaaccacaacaacaagtgctccaaccacaacaacggTGGCACCAACAacgaccacagctgctccaaccacaataACAACTGCTACAACCACAGCGACTGCAgcacaaaccacaacaacagctgctccaacaacgacagcagctgcaccaaccacaacaacaactgctccaacaacaacaacggtGGCACCacccacaacaactgctgctccaacaatgACAACAGCTGCTCAAACCACAACCactgctgcaccaaccacaacaacatctgctccaaccacaaccactgtggcaccaaccacgacaacagctgctccaaccacaataacatctgctccaaccacaaccactgtgCCAAAAACCACGAACACAGTTGCTCCacccacaacaactgctgctccaacagagACAACAACTGCACCAACCACAAAGACAACTGctacaaccacaaccactgcagcatcaaccacaacaacagctgctccaacaacgacagcagctgcaccaaccacaacaacaactgctccaaccGCAACAACggtggcaccaaccacaacaactgctgctccaacaacgacaacagctgcaccaaccaaaacaacatctgctccaaccacatccacaactgctccaaccacaaccgctgctgcaccaaccacaacaacagtagcaccaaccacaacatttgctgctccaacaacgacaacagctgcaccaaccacaacaacatctgctccaaccacatccacaactgctccacccacaaccacagctgcaccaaccacaacaacagtagcaccaaccacaacaacagctgctccaacaacgacaacagctgcaccaaccacaacaacatctgctccaaccacagccacagctgctccaaccacaacaactgctgcaccaaccacaacaacaactgctccaaccacaGTCGCTGTGATTATaaccacaacaacatctgctccaaccacaaccactgtggcaccaaccacaacaacagtagcagcaacaacaacaactgctgctccaacaacaacaacagctgctccaaccacaacaacagctgctgcaacCACAATcactgtggcaccaaccacaaccacagctgctctaaccacaaccactgtggcaccaaccacaacaactgctgctccaaccacatccacagctgctccaacaacaaccacagctgcaccaaccacaataATAGtaacaccaaccacaacaactgctgcaccaacaacaacaactactgttgcaaccacaacaactgctgcaccaaccacaacaacagctgctccaagaacgacagcagctgcagcaaccacaacaacaagtgctccaaccacaacaacggTGGCACAAACAacgaccacagctgctccaaccacaataacatctgctccaaccacaaccactgtggcaccaacaacgacaacagctgcaccaaccacaacaactgcttctccaacaacgacaacagcatctgctccaaccacaacaacatctgctccaaccaTATCCACAACTGCTCTAATCACAACCACTgatgcaccaaccacaacaacagtagcaccaaccacaacaattgctgctccaacaacgacaacagctgcaccaaccacaacaatatctgctccaaccacaaccacagctgctccaaccacaaccacagctgcacaaaccacaacaacaactgctccaaccacaGTCGCTGGGATTATaaccacaacaacatctgctccaaccacaaccactgtggcaccaactacaacaacagtagcagcaacaacaacaactgctgctccaacaacaacaacagctgctccaaccacaacaacagctgctgcaacCACAATTactgtggcaccaaccacaaccacagctgctctaaccacaaccactgtggcaccaaccacaacaactgctgctccaaccacaaccacagctgctccaacaacaaccacagctgcaccaaccacaataACAGTAaaaccaaccacaacaactgctgcaccaACAAGAACAACTACTGttgcaaccacaacaactgctgcaccaaccacaacaactgctgctccaacaacgagaacagctgcaccaacaacaacaacatctgctccaaccacaaccacagctgcacaaaccacaacaacagtagcaccaaccacaacaactgctgcaccaaccacaacaacaactgctccaaccacaGTTGCTGTGATTATaaccacaacaacatctgctccaaccacaaccactgtggcaccaaccacaacaactgtagcagcaaaaacaacaactgctgctccaacaacaacaacagctgctccaaccacaacaacagctgctgcaacCACAATCACTGTGGCACcgaccacaaccacagctgctctaaccacaaccactgtggcaccaaccacaacaacagctgcaccaaccacaaccacagctgctccaacaacaaccacagctgcaccaaccacaataACAGTAACACCAACCACAACTATtgctgcaccaacaacaacaactactgttgcaaccacaacaacagctgcaccaaccacatcaatagctgctccaaccacaaccacaactgctccaacaacaaccacatctgctccaaccacaaccactgtggcaacaaccacgaccacagctgctccagtcacaaccactgtggcaacaaccacgaccacagctgctccaacaacaacaacagctgctccaacaacgacaacagctgctccaacaacaacaacagctgctccaacaacgacagcagctgcagcaaccacaacaacaagtgctccaaccacaacaacggTGGCACCAACAacgaccacagctgctccaaccacaataacatctgctccaaccacaaccactgtggcaccaaccacGAACACAGTTGCTCCacccacaacaactgctgctccaacagagACAACaactgcaccaaccacaacaacaactgctacaaccacaaccactgcagcaccaaccacaacaacagctgctccaacaacgacagcagctgcaccaaccacaacaacaactgctccaaccGCAACAACGGTGGCACCacccacaacaactgctgctccaacaacgacaacacctgcaccaaccacaacaactgctacaaccACTGCAGcatcaaccacaacaacagctgctccaacaacgacagcagctgcaccaaccacaacaacaactgttcCAACCGCAACAACggtggcaccaaccacaacaactgccgCTCCAACAACGATAACaactgcaccaaccacaacaacatctgctccaaccacatccacaactgctccaaccacaaccactgctgcgccaaccacaacaacagtagcaCCACCCACAACAattgctgctccaacaacgacagcagctgcaccaaccacaacaacatctgctccaaccacatccacaactgctccaaccacaaccacagctgcaccaaccacaacaacagtagcaccaaccacaacaattgctgctccaacaacgacagcagctgcaccaaacacaacaacaactgttCCAACCGCAACAACGGTGACACCAACCACAACATTcgctgctccaacaacgacaacagctgcaccaaccacaacaacatctgctccaaccacatccacaactgctccaaccacaaccacagctgcaccaaccacaacaacagtagcaccaaccacaacaattgctgctccaacaacgacagcagctgcaccaaccacaacaacatctgctccaaccacaaccacagctgctccaaccacaaccacagctgcacacaccacaacaacagtagcaccaaccacaacaactgctgcaccaaccacaacaacaactgctccaaccacaaccactgtggcaacaatcacaacaacagtagcagcaacaacaacaactgctgctccaacaacaacaactgctgctccaacaacaacaacagctgctccaacaacaaccacagctgcaccaaccacaataacagtaacaccaaccacaacaactagtgcaccaaccacaacaattgCTGCTCccataacaacaacagctgcaccaatCACATCAatagctgctccaacaacaaccacagctgctccaacaacaaccacagctgcaccaaccacaataacagtaacaccaaccacaacaactgctgcaccaacaacaacaactactgttgcaaccacaacaactgctgcaccaaccacaacaattgCTGCTCccataacaacaacagctgcaccaaccacatcaatagctgctccaaccacaaccacaactgctccaacaacaaccacatctgctccaaccacaaccactaTGGCACCAACCacgaccacagctgctccaaccacaaccactgtggcaacaaccacgaccacagctgctccaatcacaaccactgtggcaacaaccacgaccacagctgctccaacaacaacaacagctgctccaacaacgacaacagctgctccaacaacaacaacagctgctccaacaacgacagcagctgcagcaaccacaacaacaagtgctccaaccacaacaacggTGGCACCAACAacgaccacagctgctccaaccacaataacatctgctccaaccacaaccactgtggcaccaacagcaacaacagctgctccaacaacaacaacagctgctccaacaacaacaacagctgctccaacaacgacagcagctgcagcaaccacaacaacaagtgctccaaccacaacaacggtggcaccaaccacaaccacagttgctccaaccacaataacatctgctccaaccacaaccactgtggcaccaaccacGAACACAGTTGCTCCacccacaacaactgctgctccaacaacgacaacacctgcaccaaccacaacaacaagtgctccaaccacaacaacggTGGCACCAACAacgaccacagctgctccaaccacaataACAACTGCTACAACCACAGCGACTGCAgcacaaaccacaacaacagctgctccaacaacgacagcagctgcaccaaccacaacaacaactgctccaacaacaacaacggtggcaccaaccacaacaactgctgctccaacaatgACAACAGCTGCTCAAACCACaaccactgcagcaccaaccacaacaacatctgctccaaccacaaccactgtggcaccaaccacgacaacagctgctccaaccacaataacatctgctccaaccacaaccactgtgCCAAAAACCACGAACACAGTTGCTCCacccacaacaactgctgctccaacagagACAACAACTGCACCAACCACAAAGACAACTGctacaaccacaaccactgcagcatcaaccacaacaacagctgctccaacaacgacagcagctgcaccaaccacaacaacaactgctccaaccGCAACAACggtggcaccaaccacaacaactgctgctccaacaacgacaacagctgcaccaaccaaaacaacatctgctccaaccacatccacaactgctccaaccacaaccgctgctgcaccaaccacaacaacagtagcaccaaccacaacatttgctgctccaacaacgacaacagctgcaccaaccacaacaacatctgctccaaccacatccacaactgctccaaccacaaccacagctgcaccaaccacaacaacagtagcaccaaccacaacaacagctgctccaacaacgacaacagctgcaccaaccacaacaacatctgctccaaccacagccacagctgctccaaccacaacaactgctgcaccaaccacaacaacaactgctccaaccacaGTCGCTGTGATTATaaccacaacaacatctgctccaaccacaaccactgtggcaccaaccacaacaacagtagcagcaacaacaacaactgctgctccaacaacaacaacagctgctccaaccacaacaacagctgctgcaacCACAATcactgtggcaccaaccacaaccacagctactctaaccacaaccactgtggcaccaaccacaacaactgctgctccaaccacatccacagctgctccaacaacaaccacagctgcaccaaccacaataacagtaacaccaaccacaacaactgctgcaccaacaacaacaactactgttgcaaccacaacaactgctgcaccaaccacaacaacagctgctccaagaacgacagcagctgcagcaaccacaacaacaagtgctccaaccacaacaacggTGGCACAAACAacgaccacagctgctccaaccacaataacatctgctccaaccacaaccactgtggcaccaacaacgacaacagctgcaccaaccacaacaactgcttctccaacaacgacaacagctgcaccaaccacaacaacatctgctccaaccaTATCCACAACTGCTCTAATCACAACCACTgatgcaccaaccacaacaacagtagcaccaaccacaacaattgctgctccaacaacgacaacagctgcaccaaccacaacaatatctgctccaaccacaaccacagctgctccaaccacaaccacagctgcacaaaccacaacaacaactgctccaaccacaGTCGCTGGGATTATaaccacaacaacatctgctccaaccacaaccactgtggcaccaactacaacaacagtagcagcaacaacaacaactgctgctccaacaacaacaacagctgctccaaccacaacaacagctgctgcaacCACAATTactgtggcaccaaccacaaccacagctgctctaaccacaaccactgtggcaccaaccacaacaactgctgctccaaccacaaccacagctgctccaacaacaaccacagctgcaccaaccacaataACAGTAaaaccaaccacaacaactgctgcaccaACAAGAACAACTACTGttgcaaccacaacaactgctgcaccaaccacaacaactgctgctccaacaacgagaacagctgcaccaacaacaacaacatctgctccaaccacaaccacagctgcacaaaccacaacaacagtagcaccaaccacaacaactgctgcaccaaccacaacaacaactgctccaaccacaGTTGCTGTGATTATaaccacaacaacatctgctccaaccacaaccactgtggcaccaaccacaacaactgtagcagcaaaaacaacaactgctgctccaacaacaacaacagctgctccaaccacaacaacagctgctgcaacCACAATCACTGTGGCACcgaccacaaccacagctgctctaaccacaaccactgtggcaccaaccacaacaactgctgcaccaaccacaaccacagctgctccaacaacaaccacagctgcaccaaccacaataacagtaacaccaaccacaacaactgctgcaccaacaacaacaactactgttgcaaccacaacaacagctgcaccaaccacatcaatagctgctccaaccacaaccacaactgctccaacaacaaccacatctgctccaaccacaaccactgtggcaacaaccacg includes:
- the LOC134625742 gene encoding mucin-5AC-like, with product TVATTTTAAPTTTIAAPITTTAAPTTSIAAPTTTTTAPTTTTSAPTTTTMAPTTTTAAPTTTTVATTTTTAAPITTTVATTTTTAAPTTTTAAPTTTTAAPTTTTAAPTTTAAAATTTTSAPTTTTVAPTTTTAAPTTITSAPTTTTVAPTATTAAPTTTTAAPTTTTAAPTTTAAAATTTTSAPTTTTVAPTTTTVAPTTITSAPTTTTVAPTTNTVAPPTTTAAPTTTTPAPTTTTSAPTTTTVAPTTTTAAPTTITTATTTATAAQTTTTAAPTTTAAAPTTTTTAPTTTTTTSAPTTSTTAPPTTTAAPTTTTVAPTTTTAAPTTTTAAPTTTTSAPTTATAAPTTTTAAPTTTTTAPTTVAVIITTTTSAPTTTTVAPTTTTVAATTTTAAPTTTTAAPTTTTAAATTITVAPTTTTAALTTTTVAPTTTTAAPTTSTAAPTTTTAAPTTIIVTPTTTTAAPTTTTTVATTTTAAPTTTTAAPRTTAAAATTTTSAPTTTTVAQTTTTAAPTTITSAPTTTTVAPTTTTAAPTTTTASPTTTTASAPTTTTSAPTISTTALITTTDAPTTTTVAPTTTIAAPTTTTASLGL